The nucleotide window cggatccagcacCGGAGCGGGGTGGGCTCAAGCCCCCGCTAATACCGCTACTCGTACCATGGAGCCCCTCCTACAAAATTGCACCTATTCAAGATTGGAAGGAGAGGCTAGAGACGAAAGATTATGAGATAAGCCCTCCTCACTCATGTTCCTATATCCGCCGCTGATTGGATCCCCTCCTCCTCCTGACAACCCTGGGACTCTAACCTCAAAACCGTCTTCTCCGACGACAGCACGTGAGAATCGGGTCACGCAGTGGCGCGAACGCGCGACCATGCTGTATTTGAGTTTGCATAATAGTTGTGTGCTGTCTGCTGTCACGTGGACGTGGGTGAGTTTGCTTACGTACGCggcagtgtttttttttttgcaaaagaaatggGTCAAAATATGAAAATTAATCTTTGCACAAGTTTGCAGCATCCTCGATCTACTCGTTGAATGCGGTGCAGTCTCTCCTGATCTCCCCGTGCCTGCCGGCCTTCACCCCAACACTGCCCAGCTTGACCATGGCGTCCTTGAACGCCTCGAAGAAGCGCGTCTGGTTCTTAGCGAAGCCCCTCACCACCGGCCGCGACGCGCCGTCGCTGTACAGCGCCTGGTCGGAGGTGAACAGGCCCAGGCCGCCGGCGAGGTTGGCGTAGTAGGCGTTGTCGAAGGCGGTCGGTGTGATTGGGTCCATATCGACGGCGATGTCCGCGCCGACGTCCGGCGGGCAGGCGTCTATGAGCTGCCGCGCGTACGCCGGGTTGTACGACGGGTCCACCGACGCGCCATTGCCGCCGTGGTGGTAGAGGCGGTCCGTGAAGCGGGTGCAGTGCGCGAACCCGACGGTGTGCGCGCCCGAGAGCGCGACCATGTCCAGCGTGCTGAGGTTGTGCTTGGCGAACATGGCGGCGAGGTCCTTGACGCGCATGTTGGGTCCCGGCAACTTGCCCGCGACGTTGCCGGCCTTGGAGACGAGCCCGTCAAGCCGCCCAAGCTGGACGGTCCAGTGGGGGCCAGACGACTGCCATGCCGTTGCACAATGCACATGCACAGTAGTATCAGAAATTAAACCGAATTGCCATGGCTCAGTAAGAAGTGAGTGAATTACCATGGTGACGACGTCCCTGGCGGCGATGGCGAGGATATCGGCGCAGGAGACTACGCCGGGGCACTTCTTCTCAACCTCGGCCTTGGCGCGCACCACGGTGTCGAAGCCGTCGCCGGCGAGGGATACGTTGTCGGGCGCGTCCTTCTCGGCGTCGTTGTCGCGGGACGCGATGATGACCGACGCATCACACCCCTGCAAGTCGATTTTCACCATAAACATGTCAGTACGCGAAAAGCGTATTCATCCTTGGACATTCAGAGTGTGGAACGAAACGATGACGTGGACAGCATGAAATTCCACATTCGGCTCGTCGGAAGATGACAAATGGGTGGGTGGCTGATTTGCCAGCAGGGACGGACGTCCGACACATCTGACCTGAATCTCTCATAGAATTCAGCCTAGTTGACAGAAAAGGTCGTGCAGTCACATGGCACAGCCGACGAGTGCGTGATTAGAAGCCAACAATCGAGCTGTCATTCGTACCAATAATCTACTGCCGCGTCAGTCCTAGCACTAACACTACCAAATTCAATCTGATCTACGAGTTCAGTATGAAATGATTGCCTAGCTACAGTAATCTGCGAGTCGATCTGAAAGCAGCGGAAAAGCCTTGTCGAACTGAACCTCTACGAGATTGCAAATCAAGAAACTTCAATGGTTAACATCTAAAGCGAGGTGTTTAAAACACAAGATCTTCACAGGAATCGATCAAAACAAATCCCCTCCGTGTTCGATAGAAATCCCTTGTTCTAATTTATAAATGGATCCTTGGTCTCGGCCAAAAGAGCCTCAGATTGCCCGAATGCGCAGGTACACGCACTGATTGGATGTTGCTCACCTcgacgaagcagtcgtggaagaagAGTCTGAGCGTGGCCGGGACCGTGACGAAGGTCTCATTGACCTTCTTGGCCACCACTGCCCGCACGATCGCCTCGACGTCCGGGCACGTCGACCGGTAGTAGTCCGGGGACAGCTTTGCTTCCGTGGACGGCAGCGTTATTGCTGCCACCAGGACCACGGCTGCAGCAGCAAGCAGCAAGTGCCTGCGTCTTCTCCATTTCTCCATGGGCTTGGAGCTCAAGCTCTCTGTCTGTGTGGGACTGTGGGAGTGTGTTCCAGAGGGAAGAAGATGCAGAGCGCATCTACAGATGGAGTGACCAGTGAAGTGACGACTAGCTTGGAAGGCTCTACAAATGGAGACAGGGTTGGTGGGAGGGCCTGTATATACAGTGTGCACCGGCCACCGGGGCAAGTGAAAAGGATTAAAGGAGAGGGGTTAGGTTGAACAGGATGTTGTGCTATAATCTGTACAGTATACGTTAGCTGGCACAAAAATAATCATATAGAGCCAAGAGTTGGGTTTTGGGGTTGATTGTGGAAAGTCGAAAGATAAGGCATCCTTACTATCCCTCTACATAGCACTACATGAGATTTTCACCTGATACTGCTCTCGTTCAATTCTTTTATTGAGTCACGCTTTTATGTTCTAATTGAACACTCTTTACATTTATGATTAGAGGAGAAGATTATTCTTTTACCAAATATATACAGATCAAAACACGTCTTATAATAAGAAGAAATCTTTCTTAGTATCAATCCCCTTGCCCCCAATTCTTTTAGAATCAGAAGGATTCTTTTTGAGTTTCCATCTCTTCATTTTGAATCTAAGCTCTTCTATCTTTGACTTATTTTTTTGCTTTATTCTTTATTAATTTTATTTCGATTTCCCCCTCTTCCACTATCCCTATGATCTAGGTACAGCTTTTTGCATCAATAAAGAAATTTTTCTTCTGTATGAATTGATATTATTCCATTCTAATTTCTTCCCGAAACTTTCTGAGAAAAATTCCGAATTGGATTCAAAATTGATGGGTTAATGTGAGCTTATCCATGCGGCTAGACACTCTTCAAATAAGAACCTATTTTCTAACTAGCTTGCGTGCTTTGGCGAGTCACCCGAGAACCTTTTCGATGACCTATTTGTGTTGAAGGGATAACTATATGATCCGATCGATTGCATAATACCGGCGGTAGCAATAGAACGGGAAAGTTGCAGAAAAGACAGCTCTTTTCAATTTCCAATATCTATATATTAGTTTGTTTCTATTTCTAGATATTTATTTCTATAAATCTATATATTAGTATTAATATCTATAtattagtattagttagtagtaCTATTCTATAGTTAGCGATCCTAGCCATGTGAGTTCTTTCTTCTATGATGAACTATCGGCACTAGTCCTACATTTTTCCTCTGTGGACCAAGGAGAACAGGGGCACTCAACAGGAAGAGGATTGTACCATGAGAGAAGAACAGAGGTCAACCCGCTTCAAATATAGAACATGGATTCTGGCAATGCAACAGAGTTGTGTCCTCAAATCGATC belongs to Miscanthus floridulus cultivar M001 chromosome 4, ASM1932011v1, whole genome shotgun sequence and includes:
- the LOC136552087 gene encoding peroxidase 55-like gives rise to the protein MEKWRRRRHLLLAAAAVVLVAAITLPSTEAKLSPDYYRSTCPDVEAIVRAVVAKKVNETFVTVPATLRLFFHDCFVEGCDASVIIASRDNDAEKDAPDNVSLAGDGFDTVVRAKAEVEKKCPGVVSCADILAIAARDVVTMSSGPHWTVQLGRLDGLVSKAGNVAGKLPGPNMRVKDLAAMFAKHNLSTLDMVALSGAHTVGFAHCTRFTDRLYHHGGNGASVDPSYNPAYARQLIDACPPDVGADIAVDMDPITPTAFDNAYYANLAGGLGLFTSDQALYSDGASRPVVRGFAKNQTRFFEAFKDAMVKLGSVGVKAGRHGEIRRDCTAFNE